The bacterium YEK0313 genome includes a region encoding these proteins:
- the yycF gene encoding Transcriptional regulatory protein YycF encodes MSQVRKILLCDDDADMREALAEQLALHEEFETSTVDSAAKAIQATKGEHLDLLIMDVGLPDMDGREAVKIMRKGGFKSPVIMLTGHDTDSDTILGLEAGANDYVVKPFRFAVLLARIRAQLRQHEASEDAVFQIGAYSFRPSSKLLVTEKNGKIRLTEKETAILRYLYRQGLKPVSREVLLSEVWGYNSGVTTHTLETHIYRLRQKIEKDPANASLLVTEAGGYKLVP; translated from the coding sequence ATGAGCCAAGTGCGAAAGATTCTGCTCTGCGACGACGATGCCGACATGCGCGAGGCGCTGGCGGAACAGCTGGCGCTCCACGAGGAATTCGAGACGAGCACGGTCGATTCCGCAGCCAAGGCGATCCAGGCCACCAAGGGCGAGCATCTCGACCTCCTGATCATGGATGTGGGCCTGCCCGACATGGACGGGCGCGAGGCGGTCAAGATCATGCGCAAGGGCGGATTCAAGAGCCCGGTGATCATGCTGACCGGCCATGATACCGATTCCGACACGATCCTCGGCCTCGAGGCCGGCGCCAACGACTATGTCGTCAAGCCGTTCCGGTTCGCCGTTCTGCTCGCCCGCATCCGCGCGCAACTGCGCCAGCACGAGGCGAGCGAGGACGCGGTGTTCCAGATTGGTGCCTACAGCTTCCGGCCGTCCTCCAAGCTCCTGGTCACCGAGAAGAACGGCAAGATCCGGCTGACCGAAAAGGAGACCGCGATCCTGCGCTATCTCTACCGGCAGGGGCTGAAGCCGGTCTCGCGCGAGGTGCTGCTGTCGGAGGTCTGGGGCTACAATTCGGGTGTCACCACCCATACGCTCGAAACCCACATCTACCGCTTGAGGCAGAAGATCGAAAAAGATCCCGCCAATGCGTCATTGCTGGTCACCGAAGCCGGCGGCTACAAGCTCGTCCCCTGA
- a CDS encoding Cyclic nucleotide-gated potassium channel encodes MALDDDIALLARVPLFASLGQEPLRLLAFSAETRTVRGGDILFREGQAADAGFVVVEGAFVLSSASGIAERVVGPGVLLGEIALIVETLRPATATARGASSAMRVPRSLFRRILVEFPEAARRVHGEFRRKMQATTDELNRIGGLFTAIEER; translated from the coding sequence ATGGCTCTCGACGATGACATCGCCCTGCTTGCGCGCGTGCCGCTCTTTGCGTCTCTCGGCCAGGAGCCGCTGCGGCTGCTCGCCTTCTCGGCCGAGACGCGGACGGTGCGCGGCGGCGACATCCTGTTCCGCGAAGGCCAGGCGGCGGATGCCGGCTTCGTCGTGGTCGAGGGCGCGTTCGTTCTCAGCAGCGCCAGCGGCATAGCCGAGCGCGTCGTCGGGCCGGGCGTGCTGCTCGGCGAGATCGCGCTGATCGTCGAGACGCTGAGGCCGGCGACAGCCACGGCGCGCGGCGCATCCTCGGCCATGCGGGTGCCGCGCAGCCTGTTCCGCCGCATCCTCGTCGAATTTCCCGAGGCGGCGCGGCGCGTGCACGGCGAGTTCCGCCGCAAGATGCAGGCGACCACCGATGAGCTCAACCGCATCGGCGGCCTGTTCACCGCCATCGAGGAGCGCTGA